From Sediminispirochaeta bajacaliforniensis DSM 16054:
AATACCAACTTCTGATCTCCAATTTTATCTCTGCGATTTATGTTGCCGATATGAACCTCAATTCTGCAGTTGAAGTTATTGGTGAACAGTACAGTATGATTGAAGATGAAGTGGCGAAGATTGAAAGGAAGAGTACCTATACGGTTCTCGGCATTATGGCGCTTCTCTTTTTGGTTATGGTTTTTGTCGCCGTACGGATTGCAAATGCCATCGGAAAGGGCGTTATTAAAATTGAGCGTGCCATTTCCGATTTGACCGATGGTGATTTGACGGTCCGTGCCGAGGTTATCTCGAAGGATGATCTCGGTCGCCTCAGTGCCGACCTGAATCGTTTTATCGAGGCCCTTTCAACCACCGTCGAGAATATCAAGATAACCAGCGGAGAAAATATTACCGTTAAAGAGGACCTTGTGGTTACTATCAACGAGACATCGGCATCGGTTCAGCAGATGAGTGCCGGGGCCTCTTCAATCAAGGACCAGATGTCCAAATTGGATGTCCAGATTCGGGAGTCCACGAAAGAGGTCGATGTCGTTACCGAGGGAATTGGTGGTCTGAGCGATGCTCTGAATGATCAGGTAGCCATGGTGGAAGAGTCCACCAGTTCGGTAACGGAAATGATCGCTTCAATCGGTAATGTTGCGGATATTACCCAGAAGAAACGGGCGGCCACCGAAAAATTGGTACAGACGGCCCAGACCGGCGGAAATCAGCTTGATGCGACCACCGCTATTATTGAAGAAATAAACGGCCGGATAGGGGAGATTCGCGGAACCACCGATATCATTCAGAATGTAGCTGCCCAGACCAACCTTCTGGCCATGAATGCCGCCATTGAGGCTGCTCATGCCGGTGAATACGGTAGAGGCTTTGCCGTTGTAGCTGAAGAAATTCGAAAGCTTGCAGAGGCCTCTTCCCTTAATTCCAAGCAGATTGCCAAGGTCATCAAAGAGATGATTGCGCGCATTCAAGAGGCGAGCGATGCCGGTTCCGCTACAAAACGCGCCTTTGCCGATATCGATACCGAGGTCAGGGGAGTGGCAAGCAGCCTTGATGAGATCAACTCCAGTATGATGGAGTTGCAGGCTGGAGGGCAGCAGATTCTTGAAGCAATGACGAGTCTTCAGGATGTTTCTTCGAAGGTCCGTGAAGGCGGTGATCAGATGGGTGATGCCGCCGGTACCGTCAAGGACGCCATGGCGCAGGTCGATCGTATCTCCGCCGAGGTCTTGGGTAGCATCAGTGAAATTACTGCCGGTCTTTCCGAGGTTGGTAATGCAATGATGACTGTCAGTGACCTCACTGAAAAGGTGAGCGGTATCTCAGAGGCTATGGATGAAGCGGTTCGCTTTTTCCAGACCGAAGAAAATGAGAGGGTGGAAGATGCGGAAGAGCTTGAGAGTTTCGACGAAGAGCATGATACTCAATCTGCACGTGAAATGCCGGACTTAGCCTCCGAAGAGGTCGAAGAGGAAGAAAAAAGTAATGGAGCCGAAGAGAGGAATACGAAATAAGGGTTCCGGTATTCAATAAAGGAATAAAGTGAACAATAGTATATCCACCCTTAAGCTCCGGCTTTCGGCGATGATGTTTTTGCATTATTTTGCCGCCGGAGCTTCATTTCCTCTTATGAGTCTTTATCTCAATCAGGATCTTGGTTTCGGAGGAGCCGGAGCGGGGCTGATTCTCTCTTTTGCCTCCTTGGCTGCTTTTATTTCGCCTCTTTTAGGTGCTTTTGTAACCGATCGAGTCATGTCTGCCGAACGTCTTTTTGCCTTGGTTGAATTCTTGGCCGCCGTTGCAATCTTCCTTTTATATCTTCAGCGGTCCTTTCTCCCTGTCTTGCTTTGCTATTTTTTCTATATGAGCCTTTTTGTTCCCGCAACCGCTATCTCCAATACCATTGTATTTCACCATTCACCGGATAGGGGAAATTCCTTTGGAGGAATCAGGCTATGGGGAACGATCGGGTGGGTCTGCTCCGGATGGCTCTTTAGCTTTTTCTGGCTTCGCCTCGGCAAGTGGTCTGTTTCCGATGCGCTGGTAGCCACCGCCGTGATCGAACTGCTGTTGGGAGGGTATGCGTTGACCCTTCCTTCTTCCCGTTCCTCTGCACCGAGGAGAAAAGAGTTGTTTCCCCGTGCGGCTTTCAAGGTTTTTACGAATCCCGGAGTCGTCCTTGTCGGGATAACTGCTTTCCTGATGCAAATAACCCAGCGTTGTTACTATTTCGGTACACCACCCTATCTCCGTTCCCTTGGCTTCAGCGATGCCGTTATGCTGCCCGCCATGAGCCTCGGACAGGTTATGGAGTCGGTTAGCATGCTCTTCCTTGTGGTCCTTTTTCGTTTTTTTTCCTATCGAACGGTTATGATGCTTGGGGTGACGATGGAGATTTGCCGTTTCCTCGCATTTTATCTTGGCACAAGTCCCGCTAGTGCACTCCTTGGCATCGCATTCCACGGCCCTTCGTTTGCCTTCTTTTTCACCGTCTCCTTTATTTATATAAATACCTTTGCAGATAAAGAGTCGAGAGCGGGGGTACAGCAGCTTTTTCTCTTGATTATAGAGGGCTTTGGCACTTTGGCAGGTAGCCTGCTTTCCGGCTTTGTCTATGATCGCGCTACCGGAGTGGATGGCATCGTCGATTACCACCACTTTTGGGGAGTGCCGCTTGTGTTGGCTTTTTCCGTTCTTAGCCTGACTGTACTTTTGAGGCTCATTCCGGGATTGAAATCCCGTACTCATTGATTTTGTTCAGAAGCGTTCTGCGGGTGATGCCCAGTTCTGCGGCACTTTTTTCCCTGTGTCCGTTATTTCTCAGGAGGGCTTCCAGAATTGCCTCCCGCTCCAGTTCTCGAAGACTGCCTTTGGGAGCTTGGGACTCTTCTTCCTGATGAAGGGGGAAGTCTTTAAGTTCAAGCATCGGCGGCTCTGCAAGGATCATCGCTCGTTCGACCATATTTTCCAGCTCTCGAATATTCCCGGGAAAAGAATAGCGTTGCAACGCTTTCATTGCATCATCGGAGAAACCCGTGATTGTTTTTCCCATGGATGAAGCAAATTTGCTGCGAAAGGTCTCGGCCAGAAATGGAATATCCTCACGTCGTTCTCTCAGGGCGGGAAGCCGGAGATGGATGACATTCAGCCGATAGTAGAGATCCTCCCTGAAGCTTCGTTCCTTTACCATTGTATCAAGATCCTTGTTTGTGGCGGCGATGATTCTGATATCAAGAGGGATTGTACCGGTTCCGCCCACCCGCGTAACGGCTTTTTCCTGAAGTACCCTCAATAGCTTTACCTGAAGGGCAAGAGGCGCTTCACCTACCTCATCGAGAAAGACGCTCCCCCCATTTGAAGCTTCAAAATAACCGATCTTTCTCCGATCCGCTCCGGTGAAGGCCCCTTTTTCGTAGCCGAACAACTCACTTTCCATGAGGCTTTCGGGTATTCCTCCAAGATTGACCGCCTGAAAATTGTTCTTGCTGCGATCGGAATGATTATGGAGAAAACGGGCCATTACCTCTTTTCCCGTGCCGCTTTCACCGGTAATGAGAACATTTGAAGCCGTGGGCGCCACCTTTTTTGCCAGAGAAAAAAGCTGTCGCATGGCAGGACTCTCCCCTGTGTAATCATCGCTGTCGATGGACAGCTTGGTAAGGCTTTGAAGCTTCCGTCGTTCCAACTCTCTTCTCAACCGCAGGATAAGTTCTTCGGGATCGAAGGGCTTTACTACATAGTCGACGGCCCCCTTTTTCATCGCCTGGACGGCATCTTCCACCTCTCCAAAGGCGGAGATCATAAAAACAGGAATATCGGGGCCGCTTTCGCCAATCCACTCAAGGAGTTCGAGTCCGTTCATCCCTGGCATTTTCAGATCGGTGATGACCGCGTCAAAGTGGTGTTTCATGAGAAGCTGCTGAGCGGCAAGACCGTTGCTGGCCTCTTCGGTTTCTATGCCTTCAAGGGAAAAAAAGTGCGCTATTGATGTCCTCAGGTTTTTTTCGTCATCAACAAGAAGTATGCTATACATAGCTCGTTATCCTTTCTGGTACAGGGGAAGTGTGAGACGAAAGATGGTACCCCCCGTCTCTCGATTCCTGCATTCTATCGATCCCCCTGCGTTCTCCGCGAAGCTCTTTACCAACGATAATCCCACCCCGAAGCCGTTTTGCTTGGTGGTGAAAAAGGGATGGAAAACCTTATCTTTATCGTCGTAGGGAATCCCTTTTCCAGCGTCTGCAAAGGAGATCACGACACTGTTGCGAAGAAGCGATACATCGACGCTGAGAGGGGGCGTGTCACTGCCCTGAGCCTCCCTGCCGTTTCTGAGGATGTTTTCTACGGCGGAGACAAAAAGCGTTTTGTCGCAGAATATCCTGGGTGACCTATCTTGTGTATTGTCATGGATTGTAACGGGAAAGGGTAGCCTTTGTGAACGCTCCTCAAGAAGAGGAACGGGTTCTATCGGTTCCGGCCTGCCTTTCGGTTGCTTAAGAAGCAGACGCACTCGATCGATCATATCGGAAATTCGTTCGGTTTCCTCTCCGATGATATCGAGAGAGGCGGTGAGGTCCTTATCCTTGCCGAACTGACGGCGAAGGATTTTTTCCTGCATGCTGATGACCGCAAGGGGGTTTTTCAGTTCGTGAGTCAAGGTCCTTGCCGCAGACCCTAGTTCGGTGAGGATCTTTTTCTCTTCGAGTTCCCGTTCATAGGAACGTACTCTCCGATAGAAAATCCAGCTGCTTGCAGATGCACCGATAAAAAGCAGGGCCCCGAAGAGAAGCAAAAACACACGCGCCCTGGATTGGAAGAGAAAGACTCCGGTGTCGTAATCCAAATAAAGGAACAGACGCCCCTGCGATTGCATGCCGGCTCTTGCTCCCCGCCCCTGGCGATTGCCTGCTCCGTTCATACCGGCTCCCCCCAGGGCCCGGAGAAGCAGAAGGGATCCCTGTTTTTCCCGTATCCACCGTTCCTGCGGTATTCCACTCGTCCTTCCGTGGAGGGGAGGGATGAAACGTGTTGTATCCAATTCGGATGGATATATTCCCCGGCCGGTCACTGCACGGCCGTTGCTCCCGTATAGGGCAAAGCCTCTCACATGATCCGGAAGCGGCGGTGTGTCGGATACCGAGGATGTGAGCATCTGTTCCGTCAGAAAGGAAGCGACTTTTCCGACCTCTGATTCTACCAAAAGCCTGTCGTGGCGTATGCTTTGTCTGATGAGAAAACCAAAGCTTCCAAGTGCCAGGATCAGGGCGACAGCGGTGGTTAGTATCGGTATGATAAATCGTTGCTGTTTCATCGTGGGAACATAAAGTTGGGTTCGCTCACTACTCCTCGTTCGTTTTCGCTTTCTATAATAGCACGGAAAAGCTGCTGGTCGATGTGTTTCGGAATATACCGTTTGCCTATTTGATGAAGTTGGGCGTTGAAGCTTCTCAGGTGGTTACGGCTTCCCTTATTGAGATTCTGATAGACTATCCTGATGTCTTTGTTATCACTCTCCTGAAGCAGTCGTTCAAGATCGAAGATATCAAGATCTTCGACGGTGGCACCGACCTCAAATGCAGAGGCAAGGGATAGCTTTCCTGCCTCGAGCAATTCCTCATAGAGCTGCTTGAGCTGTGTGTTGCCGAATTCTCCCGGAGCCTCTGAGCCGGGTTCCTCAAGAGCGTAGCGTGTGATAAGTAGCTCCACCCATTCCATATGACTTGCCTCGCTTTGAGCGATATTTGCAAAAATGGGGATATTCCATACTTCATACAAGGCTACGTAGAGATCATGAGCCAGCTTCTCCTCTTCGCGCATCAGTAAGATTCCCTCTCTTTCCGACTGGCTTAAAGGGGCTGTTTCAATCGTTCCGAGAAGCTGCGGAAGTAGGGGGCCCGCTTGAGAAGGTCCCCCTCGTTGTGCGTGGAGGAGTGGTGGAAATAGTGTGATAGCGATGCAAAGTAAGATCCCTGCAAGGTTTGATGATCGTTGCTTCATTAATTGCCTCCCTTCTGAACGTTGTCGACCTTCTCCTGAAGCAGGGCCTTGTACTGGGAGAATTCAAGGCCTTCAGCCTCAAGATGGTCTTTGATCGCCTGGTCGCGGTTGCCTACCTTGATACCGATAACCTCTTCAATAGTTGCAGCGGTTAGTCCCGCATCAAATAGCTGTCCATAGGTGGTGTTCCCTTTTATTTCCAGTATGCTTCCGCTCTCACTGGTGGGTGCCTCGGACATTCCACTTGGGCTCCCCATTTCGACGCCGTAACGATCTTTCAGTTCGGCCCATCGTTCCTCGTCAATCTTGCCTTCACGCCTGAGAAGAGCAAGCGCGGAATAGGGAAGCCTGGTATCCTCTTCAGCCTCATAGGGGATGGATGTGTAGAGACTTACAAAGAGGCGTATGCTGTCTGTTCCCACTTCTCCTTCGACCGGTTGTGGATAGGCCTCGAAGCTTTTCGGCTGAGTCGTTTCGGGTTCTCCACTCACCGCAAAGGCGAAGGCCTCCGCCAATTGTGTCACGGGTATCTTGAAAGCCGATTCAATGTCTTTGAACGTATATGATCCTTTGATTGCTGCCGGATCATAGGCTCCTGCGAAGGGGCCGCCTTCTATTCTTGTCGGGATCTTACTGCTTTCTGTTCGCCAGTAGCCGATAATCATGGAACCGCCGATACTGAGGCCGAATAAAAGGACGATCGATAGGGCGAGAATTTTTCCCGATATGTTGAACTGCCTCATGCTTCTTTTCCCCCTCCTGCAAATTCTACCGTCCGGGGAACCGGGCAGGATGCCTCGCTTGTGCATTTCAGACAGCTGATACACTGATGATTGCGCACACTTTCCGCCGTTGAGACGGTGATGTTCATGGGACAGGCCTTGTCGCAGGCCTTACAGTTTATACAACTTGAATTACGCCGCCGTATTCCGAAAATCCTTACAAGGTTGAAGAGGCCCAAAAGCGCTCCATAGGGGCAGGCGTACTTGCAGAAGGGGCGTTCAACCAAAAACGACAGGAGCAAAACAATGAGTAGAATGATTATTCCGCTCATGGCGACTTCTCCGCTCCAGAAATTAAAAAGTGCATAGTAGGGATCGTAATCGGCAAATATCAGTTTACCTGTCACCGTTGTGCTATAGAGAACCCAGAGAAGAACAACATAGCGAAGAAAACGAAAGGGTCGATCGATTTTCGAAGACAGGATCCTGTTGTACCTATTCCCAAAAATCTTCTTTCCCATCTTCCCCACGAACTCCTGAACGGTTCCGAATGGACAGACCCAGCCGCAAAAGGCAGGTCCGAAAAGAATGGCGATAAGAAAAGCGGCGATCATCAGTACAATCGACGATTCATGAATCTTGGAGACAAAGGTCCCACTTGTGAAAAGCTGTCCCAGGGTGACTACCCCGCCGAATGGACAGACCGCATGGGTGGATGCCGAGGCAAACAGGGGGATGGTGGCTATCCCCTTCTCTTCAAGAGCATGATTAACAGTAATAAGGGCGATCACAATAAAGAAAAAGATTTGGATGAGTACCCGCACACTTTTTTTTCTCTTTTTGACCTGCTTCATCCTGTTTCTCCTTTTTGAAGATGGTTATGACCTGAACAAGGAAAGGCGGCCCCCTCGTAGCCGGGCCGCCCCCTGAGCTTCTGTTTCTTCGCTCTAGTTTGCCCGGTACATTCCGTAACCCCTACCGCTTCGACCATAACCTCCGGATCGGCCTCTTGATGGACCAACCCAGCGAGAAGCTGTCATAAGGTCATATTCCCTCCCATCTACCGTTGCTTTCCGTACTATCAGGTGACCGTCACTTGCCACAGGGCAGATATCAAGAGGGGCGTAAAGATCAGCCTCTATCTCCATTGTCGTTCCTTCTTTGGGTAAAAATCCACTACGGGGATAACCGGGAGCACTAATCGTGTAAAGTTTTCCTCCTGATCGAAAGAGATATTGCCCATCCTCTATGACCAAGGTTCCTTCGACGTCGAGTTGCTCGAGCGGGGCTGCAAAACGTAAGCCGCTGCCTGGGACGCCTCTCACGGGAACGGTCTCTCTGGTTCCGTTTGCGAACAGTGCCACCGACATGAAAAGTAAGCCGACGGTGATGATTGCCATTCTTCCGAATATCTTCATGATTCCTCCTTGCCGCATTGCGGCTTCGTATGATTTCCACAATTGTATAAGCAGGAAACATGCCAATATTGATGTTGCTTTCTGGTAAAATTCCGAGAAAATTGGGGGTTCATATGGGAAAAAATTTCCCATCGCAAAAAAGTGGGAAATTTTTTCCCGGTGAGTTCGTCAACCGAGGATATGAGAGGCGGTTTGCTCCAAGGCGTCGGCCATTGCCGTTATTTCTGCTTTTTCGATAATTAATGGAGGCTGGAAGGCAAGCACGTTCCTGTTGACTCCGTTCTTGCCGATGAGGAACCCCTTTTCCTTCATAGCCTCAAGGATGTCGTCGGTTATATCCGCGGCGGCTTTGCCTTGATAATCCCTTACCTCCATACCCACCATCAGGCCCAATCCCCTTGGGGCGTTCAGAAAGGGGGCAGTCTTTGCCACCTGACGAAGTTCGCTCATGAGCAGGTCTCCGTATTCCGCAGCCCGGGACACAAGGTTTTCCGATTTGATGAAATCAAGTACGGCAAGACCTGCCGTGCATGATACGGGATTTCCTCCGAGGGTGGATGCCGAGGGCTTTGTAAAGGCGTTGGCGATTTCCGGCCTTGCAGCGAAGAATCCGATGGGAAAGCCGTTGCCGAGGGCCTTGGCCCCGGTAATCATGTCCGGCTCCACCGGGTAGTGTTCTATGGCAAACATCTTACCGCTTCTTCCAAAGCCGCTTTGAATCTCGTCGCTGATCAGGAGTACCCCCTGGCGTTTTAATTCGACAGCTATGCGGTCGAAAA
This genomic window contains:
- a CDS encoding methyl-accepting chemotaxis protein, encoding MPLKHIQQERYVFDDLRTRLMTLRAEMNRLDATSIEQQWKQVQEAKAAVDETFKTVKNLKTLPSLNAKIEKSVSIILRLDELFREKYSETEKLVGQMMDAAKDVFVFSGSIEMLDFYTNARAKSHPKIQQYQLLISNFISAIYVADMNLNSAVEVIGEQYSMIEDEVAKIERKSTYTVLGIMALLFLVMVFVAVRIANAIGKGVIKIERAISDLTDGDLTVRAEVISKDDLGRLSADLNRFIEALSTTVENIKITSGENITVKEDLVVTINETSASVQQMSAGASSIKDQMSKLDVQIRESTKEVDVVTEGIGGLSDALNDQVAMVEESTSSVTEMIASIGNVADITQKKRAATEKLVQTAQTGGNQLDATTAIIEEINGRIGEIRGTTDIIQNVAAQTNLLAMNAAIEAAHAGEYGRGFAVVAEEIRKLAEASSLNSKQIAKVIKEMIARIQEASDAGSATKRAFADIDTEVRGVASSLDEINSSMMELQAGGQQILEAMTSLQDVSSKVREGGDQMGDAAGTVKDAMAQVDRISAEVLGSISEITAGLSEVGNAMMTVSDLTEKVSGISEAMDEAVRFFQTEENERVEDAEELESFDEEHDTQSAREMPDLASEEVEEEEKSNGAEERNTK
- a CDS encoding MFS transporter, which encodes MNNSISTLKLRLSAMMFLHYFAAGASFPLMSLYLNQDLGFGGAGAGLILSFASLAAFISPLLGAFVTDRVMSAERLFALVEFLAAVAIFLLYLQRSFLPVLLCYFFYMSLFVPATAISNTIVFHHSPDRGNSFGGIRLWGTIGWVCSGWLFSFFWLRLGKWSVSDALVATAVIELLLGGYALTLPSSRSSAPRRKELFPRAAFKVFTNPGVVLVGITAFLMQITQRCYYFGTPPYLRSLGFSDAVMLPAMSLGQVMESVSMLFLVVLFRFFSYRTVMMLGVTMEICRFLAFYLGTSPASALLGIAFHGPSFAFFFTVSFIYINTFADKESRAGVQQLFLLIIEGFGTLAGSLLSGFVYDRATGVDGIVDYHHFWGVPLVLAFSVLSLTVLLRLIPGLKSRTH
- a CDS encoding sigma-54-dependent transcriptional regulator, yielding MYSILLVDDEKNLRTSIAHFFSLEGIETEEASNGLAAQQLLMKHHFDAVITDLKMPGMNGLELLEWIGESGPDIPVFMISAFGEVEDAVQAMKKGAVDYVVKPFDPEELILRLRRELERRKLQSLTKLSIDSDDYTGESPAMRQLFSLAKKVAPTASNVLITGESGTGKEVMARFLHNHSDRSKNNFQAVNLGGIPESLMESELFGYEKGAFTGADRRKIGYFEASNGGSVFLDEVGEAPLALQVKLLRVLQEKAVTRVGGTGTIPLDIRIIAATNKDLDTMVKERSFREDLYYRLNVIHLRLPALRERREDIPFLAETFRSKFASSMGKTITGFSDDAMKALQRYSFPGNIRELENMVERAMILAEPPMLELKDFPLHQEEESQAPKGSLRELEREAILEALLRNNGHREKSAAELGITRRTLLNKINEYGISIPE
- a CDS encoding sensor histidine kinase, yielding MKQQRFIIPILTTAVALILALGSFGFLIRQSIRHDRLLVESEVGKVASFLTEQMLTSSVSDTPPLPDHVRGFALYGSNGRAVTGRGIYPSELDTTRFIPPLHGRTSGIPQERWIREKQGSLLLLRALGGAGMNGAGNRQGRGARAGMQSQGRLFLYLDYDTGVFLFQSRARVFLLLFGALLFIGASASSWIFYRRVRSYERELEEKKILTELGSAARTLTHELKNPLAVISMQEKILRRQFGKDKDLTASLDIIGEETERISDMIDRVRLLLKQPKGRPEPIEPVPLLEERSQRLPFPVTIHDNTQDRSPRIFCDKTLFVSAVENILRNGREAQGSDTPPLSVDVSLLRNSVVISFADAGKGIPYDDKDKVFHPFFTTKQNGFGVGLSLVKSFAENAGGSIECRNRETGGTIFRLTLPLYQKG
- a CDS encoding DUF2202 domain-containing protein, giving the protein MKQRSSNLAGILLCIAITLFPPLLHAQRGGPSQAGPLLPQLLGTIETAPLSQSEREGILLMREEEKLAHDLYVALYEVWNIPIFANIAQSEASHMEWVELLITRYALEEPGSEAPGEFGNTQLKQLYEELLEAGKLSLASAFEVGATVEDLDIFDLERLLQESDNKDIRIVYQNLNKGSRNHLRSFNAQLHQIGKRYIPKHIDQQLFRAIIESENERGVVSEPNFMFPR
- a CDS encoding 4Fe-4S binding protein, translating into MKQVKKRKKSVRVLIQIFFFIVIALITVNHALEEKGIATIPLFASASTHAVCPFGGVVTLGQLFTSGTFVSKIHESSIVLMIAAFLIAILFGPAFCGWVCPFGTVQEFVGKMGKKIFGNRYNRILSSKIDRPFRFLRYVVLLWVLYSTTVTGKLIFADYDPYYALFNFWSGEVAMSGIIILLIVLLLSFLVERPFCKYACPYGALLGLFNLVRIFGIRRRNSSCINCKACDKACPMNITVSTAESVRNHQCISCLKCTSEASCPVPRTVEFAGGGKEA